In Neokomagataea tanensis, one genomic interval encodes:
- a CDS encoding 50S ribosomal protein L23, whose translation MTLPIVMNARKAAENLSQEALYDVLRAPLITEKATLLSERNQVVFKVALTATKPQIKAAVEKLFNVKVSGVSTLVQKGKIKRVKGRPGRRSDIKKAYVQLAEGHSIDLTAKLG comes from the coding sequence ATGACATTACCAATCGTCATGAATGCTCGCAAAGCTGCAGAGAATCTCTCGCAGGAAGCGCTGTACGACGTACTGCGTGCGCCATTGATCACAGAAAAGGCTACGCTGCTTTCAGAGCGTAACCAAGTTGTGTTCAAGGTCGCATTGACGGCGACGAAGCCACAGATCAAGGCCGCTGTTGAAAAACTCTTCAACGTAAAGGTTTCTGGCGTTAGCACGCTGGTCCAGAAGGGTAAGATCAAGCGCGTCAAGGGTCGTCCCGGCCGTCGTTCTGACATCAAGAAGGCTTATGTTCAGCTTGCTGAGGGTCATTCTATTGACCTGACAGCAAAGTTGGGCTGA
- the rplD gene encoding 50S ribosomal protein L4, producing the protein MQYDIKTLDNGSAGSITLPEEIFAVAPRADIMARVVHWQLAKRRAGTHRTKGMGEVSGTTKKPFRQKGTGSARQGSLRAPQFRTGGVVHGPVVRDHGYDLPKKVRRLGLISALSQKAADGKLVVLDAANGVSKTREAAAKLQALGLSSALFVDGTVDELFARAIANLPKIDVIPTLGANVYDILNHDVLVITRAGLEGLKERLA; encoded by the coding sequence ATGCAGTACGATATCAAGACCCTCGATAACGGTAGCGCTGGTTCGATCACGCTTCCGGAAGAGATTTTCGCAGTAGCACCACGTGCCGACATTATGGCTCGCGTTGTTCACTGGCAGTTGGCAAAGCGCCGTGCAGGTACGCACCGTACAAAGGGTATGGGTGAAGTATCAGGCACGACCAAGAAGCCTTTCCGCCAGAAGGGCACGGGCTCAGCTCGTCAGGGCTCTTTGCGTGCGCCGCAATTCCGTACAGGTGGCGTGGTCCACGGTCCGGTTGTGCGTGACCACGGTTATGACCTGCCGAAGAAAGTTCGTCGTTTAGGCCTTATTTCTGCGCTGTCGCAGAAGGCTGCTGACGGCAAGCTGGTTGTGCTGGACGCTGCAAATGGCGTGAGCAAGACCCGTGAAGCTGCAGCTAAGCTGCAAGCACTGGGCCTGAGCTCTGCTCTGTTCGTTGACGGTACGGTTGATGAGCTGTTCGCACGCGCAATTGCGAACCTGCCAAAGATCGACGTTATCCCAACACTTGGGGCGAACGTTTATGACATTCTCAACCACGACGTGCTTGTTATCACGCGCGCTGGTCTTGAGGGGCTCAAGGAGCGCCTAGCATGA
- the rplC gene encoding 50S ribosomal protein L3 codes for MRTGLIAKKLGMTRLFKDDGTHVPVTVLHLDNVEVVDARTNERDGYTAVQLGLSNAKVKNVTKANRGHFARAKVEPKKHLVEFRVAEDAVLEAGTKLSAAHFVVGQKVDVTGQSKGKGFAGVMKRHNFAGLEATHGVSISHRSHGSTGQRQDPGKVFKGKKMAGHMGDERVTTLNLEIAAVDEERNLLMVKGAVPGAKDSVVLIRDAIKKARHADAPYPAASVAAAG; via the coding sequence ATGCGTACCGGATTGATTGCAAAGAAGCTGGGTATGACCCGGCTGTTTAAGGATGATGGCACTCATGTGCCTGTAACGGTCCTTCACCTTGATAATGTTGAGGTGGTGGACGCTCGCACAAACGAGCGCGACGGCTATACAGCTGTTCAGCTTGGCTTGAGCAACGCAAAGGTGAAGAACGTCACCAAGGCCAACCGTGGCCATTTTGCGCGCGCTAAAGTTGAGCCGAAGAAGCACCTTGTGGAGTTCCGCGTTGCGGAAGACGCAGTGCTTGAAGCTGGTACGAAGCTGTCAGCTGCTCATTTCGTTGTTGGGCAGAAAGTTGACGTTACGGGCCAGAGCAAAGGCAAAGGCTTTGCGGGCGTTATGAAGCGCCACAACTTCGCAGGTCTTGAAGCCACGCACGGCGTGTCCATCAGTCACCGTTCTCACGGTTCTACAGGCCAACGCCAGGATCCTGGTAAGGTCTTTAAGGGCAAGAAGATGGCAGGTCACATGGGTGACGAGCGCGTAACAACGCTCAACCTAGAGATCGCTGCTGTTGACGAAGAACGCAACCTGTTGATGGTCAAGGGTGCAGTTCCAGGTGCGAAAGACAGCGTAGTGCTGATTCGCGATGCAATCAAGAAGGCTCGCCATGCCGATGCGCCATACCCGGCAGCATCCGTGGCAGCCGCCGGTTGA
- the rpsJ gene encoding 30S ribosomal protein S10, protein MDNQNIRIRLKAYDHRVLDNSTKEIVNTAKRTGARVRGPIPLPTHIERFTVNRSPHVDKKSREQFEIRTHRRLLDIVEPTPQTVDALMKLDLAAGVDVEIKL, encoded by the coding sequence ATGGACAACCAGAACATCCGCATTCGCCTCAAGGCGTACGATCATCGCGTGCTGGACAACAGCACTAAAGAGATCGTAAACACGGCGAAGCGTACGGGTGCGCGGGTTCGGGGTCCGATCCCGCTGCCGACGCATATCGAACGGTTCACGGTGAACCGTTCTCCACACGTGGATAAGAAAAGCCGCGAACAGTTCGAAATTCGGACTCACCGCCGGCTGCTCGACATTGTTGAGCCAACCCCGCAGACCGTGGACGCCCTCATGAAGCTCGACCTCGCCGCTGGCGTTGATGTCGAGATCAAACTCTAA
- the tuf gene encoding elongation factor Tu, which translates to MAKAKFERNKPHLNIGTIGHVDHGKTSLTAAITKTLAKSGGAEFRAYDMIDAAPEERARGITISTAHVEYETANRHYAHVDCPGHADYVKNMITGAAQMDGAILVVSAADGPMPQTREHILLARQVGVPALVVFLNKVDQVDDEELLELVEMEVRELLSSYQFPGDDIPIIKGSALVTLEDGDVAIGEQRVQELMDAVDAYIPQPERPIDRPFLMPIEDVFSISGRGTVVTGRVERGVINVGDEVEIVGLKDTTKTTVTGVEMFRKLLDRGEAGDNIGALVRGTKREDVERGQVLAKPGSITPHKNFKAEAYILTKEEGGRHTPFFTNYRPQFYFRTTDVTGVVQLPEGTEMVMPGDNVAMDVELIAPIAMDEGLRFAIREGGRTVGAGVVSSISA; encoded by the coding sequence ATGGCAAAGGCTAAATTCGAGCGGAATAAGCCGCATCTGAACATCGGCACCATTGGTCACGTTGACCATGGTAAGACGTCACTGACGGCCGCGATCACCAAGACGCTGGCAAAGTCCGGCGGTGCTGAATTCCGCGCGTACGATATGATCGACGCGGCTCCGGAAGAGCGCGCTCGTGGTATCACCATTTCAACAGCTCACGTTGAGTACGAGACGGCTAACCGTCACTACGCTCACGTCGACTGTCCAGGTCACGCCGACTACGTGAAGAACATGATCACGGGTGCGGCGCAGATGGACGGCGCTATCCTGGTTGTTTCCGCAGCTGACGGCCCAATGCCACAGACACGTGAGCACATCCTGCTCGCACGTCAGGTTGGCGTTCCTGCTCTGGTTGTGTTCTTGAACAAGGTTGACCAGGTAGATGACGAAGAGCTTCTTGAGCTCGTCGAAATGGAAGTTCGCGAACTTCTGTCTTCTTACCAGTTCCCTGGCGATGATATCCCCATCATCAAGGGTTCCGCACTGGTAACGCTGGAAGATGGCGACGTTGCTATCGGTGAACAGCGCGTTCAAGAGCTGATGGATGCAGTTGATGCGTACATCCCGCAGCCAGAGCGTCCGATCGACCGTCCATTCCTGATGCCAATCGAAGACGTGTTCTCGATCTCAGGTCGTGGTACAGTTGTAACGGGTCGTGTTGAGCGTGGCGTTATCAACGTTGGTGACGAAGTTGAAATCGTTGGTCTTAAGGACACAACGAAGACGACCGTAACGGGCGTTGAAATGTTCCGTAAGCTGCTTGATCGCGGTGAAGCTGGTGACAACATCGGCGCACTGGTTCGTGGCACGAAGCGTGAAGACGTTGAGCGTGGACAAGTTCTGGCAAAGCCAGGCTCCATCACGCCTCACAAGAACTTCAAAGCTGAAGCTTACATCTTGACAAAGGAAGAAGGTGGCCGTCATACACCGTTCTTCACGAATTACCGTCCGCAGTTCTACTTCCGTACGACTGACGTGACGGGCGTTGTTCAGCTTCCGGAAGGCACCGAAATGGTCATGCCGGGCGACAACGTTGCTATGGACGTGGAGCTGATTGCTCCTATCGCCATGGACGAAGGCCTGCGCTTCGCAATTCGCGAAGGTGGCCGTACCGTGGGTGCAGGCGTGGTATCTTCCATTAGCGCCTAA
- the rpsG gene encoding 30S ribosomal protein S7, with product MSRRHRAVKREILPDPKFGDVVITRFMNALMYDGKKSTAEGIVYGALEVLRGRGGSSADPVAMFHSALDNVKPAVEVRSRRVGGATYQVPVEVRTERRQALAIRWLIDASRKRGENTMCDRLSNELMDAINNRGAAVKKREDTHRMAEANKAFSHYRW from the coding sequence ATGAGTCGCCGTCACCGCGCTGTAAAGCGCGAAATCCTTCCTGATCCAAAATTCGGTGACGTTGTCATCACGCGTTTCATGAATGCGCTGATGTATGACGGCAAGAAGTCCACGGCAGAGGGCATCGTTTACGGTGCGCTTGAAGTTCTGCGCGGCCGTGGTGGATCTTCTGCTGATCCGGTTGCAATGTTCCACTCTGCGCTTGACAATGTGAAGCCAGCTGTTGAAGTCCGCTCACGTCGCGTTGGTGGTGCAACCTATCAGGTTCCTGTCGAAGTTCGTACAGAACGTCGTCAGGCGCTGGCGATCCGCTGGCTGATCGACGCCTCGCGCAAGCGCGGCGAAAACACGATGTGTGATCGTTTGTCCAACGAACTGATGGACGCGATCAACAACCGTGGCGCTGCTGTTAAGAAGCGCGAAGATACCCACCGTATGGCTGAAGCAAATAAAGCTTTCAGCCACTATCGTTGGTAA
- the rpsL gene encoding 30S ribosomal protein S12 translates to MPTINQLIANGREPAAKRNKVPALQGCPQKRGVCTRVYTVTPKKPNSALRKVAKVRLTNGYEVVSYIPGEGHNLQEHSVVLIRGGRVKDLPGVRYHILRGVLDTQGIAKRRQRRSLYGAKRPK, encoded by the coding sequence ATGCCGACCATCAACCAGTTGATCGCGAACGGCCGTGAGCCGGCCGCAAAGCGGAACAAGGTTCCTGCCCTGCAGGGCTGTCCCCAGAAGCGTGGCGTTTGCACGCGCGTCTACACGGTTACTCCGAAAAAGCCGAACTCCGCTCTGCGTAAGGTCGCCAAGGTGCGTCTGACCAACGGGTATGAGGTCGTGAGCTATATCCCGGGTGAAGGGCACAACCTGCAGGAGCATAGCGTTGTTCTTATCCGTGGTGGTCGTGTAAAGGACCTTCCCGGTGTGCGTTACCACATCCTGCGCGGCGTGCTTGACACGCAGGGTATCGCTAAGCGTCGTCAGCGTCGTTCGCTGTACGGCGCGAAGCGTCCGAAGTAA
- the rpoC gene encoding DNA-directed RNA polymerase subunit beta' — translation MNELMKILGQTGQSLTFDHIKIQLASSEQIRSWSYGEIKKPETINYRTFKPERDGLFCARIFGPIKDYECLCGKYKRMKFRGIVCEKCGVEVTLAKVRRERMGHIELASPVAHIWFLKSLPSRIATMLDLPLKDVEPVLYFERFLVLDKGVCDSDQIESYKHGKKRDQYLLDEIRCEDLLDEYPDAGIEVGIGAEAIKKALSSYDWGIPNDEERALSLAAQEQGRPDPFDYDAEVMEGDSEKTMMRKKLRKATSEAARKKLVKRLKLVESFVESGSRPDWMIMDIVPVIPPELRPLVPLDGGRFATSDLNDLYRRVINRNNRLKRLIELRAPDIIVRNEKRMLQEAVDALFDNGRRGRAITGANKRPLKSLSDMLKGKQGRFRQNLLGKRVDYSGRSVIVVGPELKLHQCGLPKKMALELFKPFIYSKLEKYGHATTIKAAKRMVEKERPEVWDILEEVIREHPVMLNRAPTLHRLGIQAFEPTLIEGKAIQLHPLVCTAFNADFDGDQMAVHVPLSLEAQLEARVLMMSTNNILSPANGKPIIVPSQDIVLGLYYLSLEVPEYRETPDEAVIEGDKIVKAGPPAYSDVSEIESAMLAGSLKLHDKIRLRLNTIDADGNKIRETILTTPGRALIAQILPRHPLVPFDLINKQLTKKNVSDVIDTVYRHCGQKEAVIFCDRLMALGFRHAARAGISFGKDDMIIPAEKATLVAHTADEVKEFEQQYQDGLITAGERYNKVVDAWSRCTDEVQAAMLKEISKQVIGKPTNSVWMMSHSGARGSPAQMKQLAGMRGLMVKPSGEIIEQPIIANFKEGLSVLDYFTSSHGARKGLADTALKTANSGYLTRRLVDVAQDCIIVENDCGTERGLTVRAVMDSGEVVASLSERILGRTISKDVLHPVTQEVVAPRNALVDEAMAESIEKAGVESIEIRSVLTCDSRVGICGHCYGRDLARGTPVNIGEAVGVIAAQSIGEPGTQLTMRTFHIGGAATRGAEQSMVEASRDGVITIKNRNVVENSQKVPVVMSRNCELLLKDENGVERARYRVPYGARLMVGEGDTVARGQKMAEWDPYTLPIITERAGTVEYLDLIDSITLVERMDEVTGLSSKVVVDYKQAAKGVDLRPRLQLKDEAGNVVKLVNGNDARYFLSPDSILSVESGAVVHAGDVLARIPREGSKTRDITGGLPRVAELFEARKPKDHAIIAEGDGRIEFGKDYKSKRCIIVKNDETDEETQYLIPKGKHVSVQEGDFVQKGDPLVDGPRVPHDILKVMGIEALSDYLVNEIQDVYRLQGVKINDKHIEVIVRQMLQKVEILEPGDSTYLIGETVDRIEYEIENQRLTEQGDTPARAMPVLQGITKASLQTQSFISAASFQETTRVLTDAATSGKVDTLNGLKENVIVGRLIPAGTGSVMNRLRGIAASEDRRRVAKPTAAVEDAAE, via the coding sequence ATGAACGAACTCATGAAGATTCTTGGTCAGACCGGGCAGTCTTTGACCTTTGATCATATTAAGATCCAGCTCGCATCTAGCGAGCAGATCCGCTCTTGGTCGTATGGTGAGATCAAGAAGCCAGAGACGATTAACTACCGTACGTTCAAGCCTGAGCGTGACGGTTTGTTCTGTGCGCGCATTTTTGGTCCGATCAAGGACTATGAATGCTTGTGCGGTAAGTACAAGCGGATGAAGTTCCGCGGTATCGTCTGCGAAAAATGCGGTGTAGAAGTCACGCTAGCTAAGGTGCGCCGTGAGCGCATGGGCCATATTGAGCTTGCGTCTCCTGTTGCGCACATCTGGTTCTTGAAGTCTCTGCCAAGCCGCATCGCTACGATGCTGGATCTGCCATTGAAAGATGTTGAGCCAGTCCTGTATTTCGAGCGCTTCCTCGTGCTTGATAAAGGCGTCTGTGACTCAGACCAGATCGAATCCTATAAGCACGGCAAAAAGCGTGACCAGTACCTGCTGGACGAGATTCGCTGTGAGGACCTGCTCGACGAATATCCAGACGCGGGTATTGAAGTGGGCATCGGTGCGGAAGCCATCAAGAAGGCACTCTCCAGCTATGACTGGGGTATCCCAAATGATGAAGAACGCGCACTGAGCTTAGCAGCTCAAGAGCAGGGCCGCCCGGACCCGTTTGACTATGACGCGGAAGTCATGGAAGGCGATTCCGAAAAAACGATGATGCGTAAGAAGCTGCGGAAAGCAACTTCTGAGGCTGCTCGTAAGAAGCTGGTCAAGCGTCTAAAGCTCGTTGAGTCCTTCGTTGAGAGCGGTTCGCGCCCTGATTGGATGATCATGGACATCGTTCCGGTCATCCCGCCGGAACTGCGTCCGCTGGTGCCATTGGATGGTGGCCGTTTCGCGACGTCCGACCTGAACGATCTGTACCGCCGCGTCATCAACCGTAACAACCGTTTGAAGCGTCTGATTGAGCTTCGTGCGCCGGACATCATTGTTCGTAACGAAAAGCGCATGTTGCAGGAAGCTGTTGACGCACTGTTCGATAACGGTCGTCGTGGCCGTGCGATCACAGGTGCAAATAAGCGTCCTCTGAAGTCCCTTTCAGATATGCTGAAGGGTAAGCAGGGTCGCTTCCGTCAAAACCTTCTTGGTAAGCGCGTCGACTATTCAGGTCGTTCGGTCATCGTGGTTGGACCAGAGCTGAAGCTGCACCAATGTGGTCTTCCGAAGAAGATGGCTTTGGAGCTGTTCAAGCCTTTCATCTATTCGAAGCTTGAAAAATATGGTCATGCTACGACCATTAAAGCTGCGAAGCGGATGGTGGAAAAAGAGCGCCCGGAAGTTTGGGATATCCTTGAAGAGGTTATCCGTGAGCACCCGGTTATGCTCAACCGTGCGCCAACACTTCACCGTTTGGGCATTCAGGCGTTCGAACCAACACTGATCGAAGGTAAAGCAATTCAGCTTCACCCGTTGGTCTGTACAGCGTTCAACGCTGACTTTGACGGTGACCAGATGGCCGTGCACGTGCCATTGTCGCTCGAAGCTCAGCTCGAAGCGCGCGTGTTGATGATGTCCACGAACAACATCCTTAGCCCAGCAAACGGCAAGCCGATTATCGTGCCGTCTCAGGATATTGTTCTGGGTCTGTATTATCTGAGCCTCGAAGTCCCTGAATACCGTGAAACACCGGACGAAGCGGTCATCGAAGGCGACAAGATCGTTAAGGCAGGTCCTCCGGCTTATTCGGACGTCTCGGAAATCGAGAGTGCGATGCTGGCTGGCTCTTTGAAGCTGCACGACAAGATTCGTCTGCGCCTCAACACGATCGATGCTGATGGTAATAAGATCCGCGAAACGATCCTGACGACGCCAGGCCGTGCATTAATTGCACAGATCCTGCCGCGCCATCCTCTCGTGCCTTTCGATCTGATCAACAAGCAGTTGACGAAAAAGAACGTGTCTGACGTGATCGACACTGTTTACCGTCACTGTGGTCAGAAGGAAGCAGTGATTTTCTGCGACCGTTTGATGGCTCTTGGTTTCCGTCATGCTGCGCGCGCTGGTATCTCCTTCGGTAAGGATGACATGATCATCCCAGCTGAGAAGGCGACGCTTGTTGCTCACACGGCTGATGAAGTGAAAGAGTTCGAGCAGCAGTATCAGGATGGTCTGATCACGGCTGGCGAGCGTTACAACAAGGTGGTCGATGCTTGGTCGCGTTGCACAGACGAAGTGCAGGCAGCGATGTTGAAAGAAATTTCCAAGCAGGTCATTGGTAAGCCTACGAACTCTGTGTGGATGATGAGCCATTCTGGAGCCCGTGGGTCGCCGGCTCAGATGAAACAGCTTGCTGGTATGCGTGGTCTGATGGTGAAGCCATCGGGTGAAATTATCGAGCAGCCGATCATTGCCAACTTTAAAGAAGGCCTTTCGGTTCTCGATTACTTTACCTCAAGCCATGGTGCCCGTAAGGGGCTTGCTGATACGGCTTTGAAGACAGCTAACTCTGGTTATCTGACACGCCGTCTTGTTGACGTTGCTCAGGACTGCATCATCGTAGAGAATGATTGCGGCACCGAGCGCGGCCTGACAGTTCGTGCGGTGATGGACAGCGGTGAAGTCGTTGCGTCTCTCTCAGAGCGTATCCTCGGCCGTACAATCTCCAAGGATGTCCTGCACCCGGTCACACAAGAAGTAGTTGCTCCCCGCAATGCTCTTGTCGACGAAGCCATGGCTGAATCCATTGAGAAGGCCGGTGTAGAAAGCATCGAAATTCGCTCTGTTCTGACATGCGACAGCCGCGTTGGCATCTGTGGCCACTGCTACGGCCGTGACTTGGCCCGCGGTACGCCGGTTAACATTGGTGAGGCTGTCGGTGTTATTGCGGCGCAGTCCATCGGTGAGCCTGGCACACAGCTGACCATGCGTACCTTCCATATTGGTGGTGCGGCGACGCGTGGCGCTGAGCAGTCAATGGTTGAAGCATCGCGCGACGGTGTAATCACAATCAAGAACCGTAACGTCGTTGAGAATTCACAAAAAGTTCCGGTCGTCATGTCCAGAAACTGTGAACTTCTCTTGAAAGACGAGAACGGTGTTGAGCGTGCCCGTTACCGTGTGCCTTACGGTGCGCGTTTGATGGTTGGGGAAGGTGATACGGTTGCTCGTGGCCAGAAGATGGCTGAGTGGGATCCGTACACACTTCCAATCATCACCGAACGTGCCGGTACAGTTGAGTATCTAGACCTGATCGATTCCATTACGCTCGTTGAGCGGATGGACGAAGTCACCGGTCTTAGCTCAAAGGTCGTTGTTGACTACAAGCAGGCAGCCAAGGGTGTGGATCTGCGTCCGCGCTTGCAGCTGAAGGATGAAGCCGGGAATGTCGTCAAGCTGGTTAACGGCAATGACGCTCGCTACTTCCTATCGCCAGATTCGATTCTGTCGGTTGAAAGCGGTGCAGTCGTTCATGCCGGTGACGTGCTGGCCCGTATTCCACGTGAAGGTTCGAAAACGCGTGACATTACCGGTGGTCTGCCGCGCGTTGCTGAGCTCTTCGAAGCCCGGAAGCCAAAAGACCATGCGATCATTGCCGAAGGTGATGGACGCATCGAATTTGGCAAGGACTATAAGTCTAAGCGCTGCATCATCGTCAAAAACGATGAAACAGATGAAGAGACACAGTACCTGATTCCGAAGGGCAAGCACGTTTCTGTTCAGGAAGGTGACTTTGTCCAGAAGGGTGACCCTCTGGTCGATGGACCTCGTGTTCCACACGACATTCTGAAGGTCATGGGTATCGAGGCTCTGTCTGATTACTTGGTAAATGAAATTCAGGACGTTTACCGACTGCAGGGCGTGAAGATCAACGATAAGCACATTGAGGTGATTGTTCGCCAGATGCTGCAGAAGGTTGAAATTCTTGAGCCAGGTGATTCCACCTACCTTATCGGTGAGACGGTTGATCGTATTGAATACGAGATTGAAAACCAGCGTCTGACCGAGCAAGGGGATACACCAGCACGCGCCATGCCGGTCCTGCAGGGTATTACGAAGGCGTCTCTGCAGACGCAGTCCTTTATCTCTGCAGCATCCTTCCAGGAGACGACACGCGTCCTTACAGACGCTGCGACCTCTGGTAAGGTGGATACATTGAACGGCTTGAAAGAAAACGTCATCGTTGGCCGTCTGATACCTGCAGGTACGGGTAGCGTTATGAACCGTCTCCGTGGTATTGCAGCGAGCGAAGACCGCCGCCGAGTCGCTAAACCGACGGCAGCTGTTGAAGATGCGGCAGAGTAA